In one window of Episyrphus balteatus chromosome 3, idEpiBalt1.1, whole genome shotgun sequence DNA:
- the LOC129915902 gene encoding methionine aminopeptidase 1D, mitochondrial, whose product MLLINPFKQSFRNPSTRSIFNLRKKKDFGICNPVTVGCVSPERPVPESVRKPPYYFKYMPPGNTIGEVEIKSSEQIYRLRASCKLAAKILHSCEDIVKVGNTTDDIDAFVHEKIIAANAYPSPLRYAGFPKSICTSVNNVACHGIPDNRPLMDGDIVNVDITTYYNGYHGDCSKTFMVGDVDERGRYLVESTQECLMESIKLCSPGKPFNTIGKFISTFVKKKNLGLIPAFIGHGIGSYFHGPPEILHYKNSMPGIMEPGMTFTIEPILTLGGPDIEIQEDGWTALSVDGARSAQFEHTVLITQKGYEVLTALD is encoded by the exons ATGTTACTTATTAATCCATTTAAACAATCATTTCGAAATCCTTCTACTCGATCCATCTTTAATCTacgcaaaaaaaa GGATTTTGGAATTTGCAATCCTGTCACTGTAGGCTGTGTTTCCCCTGAAAGACCAGTACCTGAATCCGTTCGAAAACCTCCTTACTACTTCAAATACATGCCACCAGGCAACACCATTGGAGAAGTTGAAATCAAATCCAGCGAACAAATCTATCGTCTTCGAGCCAGTTGCAAACTTGCCGCCAAAATCCTTCACTCTTGCGAAGACATCGTTAAG GTAGGAAATACAACAGACGACATCGACGCCTTTGTCCATGAGAAAATCATTGCCGCTAATGCCTATCCATCGCCACTACGCTACGCTGGCTTCCCAAAATCCATATGCACATCGGTAAACAACGTCGCCTGCCATGGCATCCCCGACAATCGACCGCTCATGGACGGTGATATAGTCAATGTCGACATAACAACCTATTACAATGGTTACCACGGCGATTGCTCCAAGACATTCATGGTTGGGGATGTAGACGAGAGGGGCCGTTACTTAGTCGAATCCACCCAAGAATGTCTGATGGAATCGATCAAACTCTGCAGCCCTGGGAAACCATTCAATACAATTGGCAAATTCATAAgtacttttgtaaaaaagaaaaacttgggATTGATTCCGGCCTTCATTGGTCATGGCATCGGGAGCTATTTCCATGGGCCACCTGAGATCCTTCATTATAAAAACAGTATGCCTGGAATCATGGAACCAGGTATGACGTTCACAATCGAACCGATTCTCACTCTTGGTGGCCCCGATATTGAAATCCAGGAAGATGGATGGACGGCCTTAAGTGTCGATGGTGCTAGAAGTGCTCAGTTCGAGCACACTGTACTCATCACCCAGAAAGGCTATGAGGTTCTAACCGCAttagattaa
- the LOC129915903 gene encoding cilia- and flagella-associated protein 20 — MFKNTFQSGFLSILYSIGSKPLQIWDKKVRNGHIKRITDNDIQSLVLEIVGTNVSTTFITCPADPKTTLGIKLPFLVMIIKNQKKYFTFEVQVLDDKNVRRRFRASNYQSTTRVKPFICTMPMRLDEGWNQIQFNLSDFTRRAYGTNYVETLRVQIHANCRIRRVYFSDRLYSEDELPPEFKLFLPIQKPVAKTVTQQALV; from the exons ATGTTCAAAAACACTTTTCAATCGGGATTCCTCTCGATTCTCTACAGCATTGGCAGTAAACCACTACAAATTTGGGACAAAAAAGTCCGAAATGGTCACATCAAACGAATCACCGACAACGACATCCAAAGTTTAGTTCTCGAAATTGTTGGAACAAATGTAAGCACAACATTCATAACCTGTCCAGCTGATCCGAAGACAACGCTTGGCATAAAATTACCCTTTCTGGTAATGATCATCAAGAATCAGAAAAAGTATTTCACATTTGAAGTACAG GTCTTGGATGATAAGAACGTAAGAAGAAGATTCAGAGCAAGTAACTATCAATCAACGACGAGAGTAAAGCCTTTCATTTGCACAATGCCGATGCGATTGGATGAAGGCTGgaatcaaattcaattcaacttGTCTGACTTTACCAGACGCGCATATGGCACTAATTATGTAGAAACCCTCCGAGTGCAGATTCATGCCAACTGTCGCATTCGAAGAGTCTACTTTTCCGACAGGCTCTACTCTGAAGATGAGCTCCCACCAGAATTCAAGCTCTTCCTGCCTATTCAAAAGCCTGTCGCCAAGACAGTTACTCAACAGGCCTTAGTTTAG